GTCGTCGCCCTTGGGCCGCGCCCCGCCGAAGATCTTGGCGCCTTCCGGCGTCAGATAGGACTGCAGGCTCTCCTAGGGCACAAAGGCGATGTATTCGCCTTCGGCGCAGCGCAAGCTGCGCTCTTTGGAACGGAAAGCCGGCTCGGGCGGGGAATTACTCCGCCGCCTCGCTATGCCCCAACCGGGCGTTGAGCTTGTGGATCAGCTCTTCGGCGGCGTCCGAGATCACGGTGCCGGGCGGGAAGATCGCCTCGGCGCCGGCCTTGTAGAGCGCGTCGTAATCCTGCGGCGGCACCACGCCACCAATAATAATCATAATATCCTCGCGGCCGTGCTTCTTCAGCGCGGCCTTGAGCTCCGGCACCGCGGTCAGATGGGCGGCGGCCAGCGACGAGACGCCGAGGATATGCACGTCGTTCTCGACCGCCTGGCGCGCCGCCTCGTCGGCGGTGGCAAACAGCGGTCCGATATCGACGTCGAAGCCGACATCGGCGAAGGCGGACGCGATCACCTTCTGACCGCGGTCGTGGCCGTCCTGGCCGATCTTGGCGACCAGGATGCGGGGACGTCGGCCCTCGGCATTCTCGAACGCATCGATCAGGGTCTGCACTTTTTCGACCCGGTTGGACATGGTGGACGCCTCCCGCTTGTAGACGCCGGTGATGGATTTGATTTCGGCGCGGTGCCGCCCGAACACCTTCTCCATCGCGTCCGAAATTTCGCCGACGGTGGCCTTTGCCCGCGCCGCGTCGATGGCGAGCGCCAGCAAATTGCCGTTGCCTTCGCCGGCGCTGCGCGTCAGCGCCGCCAGCGCGGCGTCAACTTCCTTCTGGTCGCGCTCGCTGCGCAGCCGCTTCAGCTTGTCGATCTGCAGCCGCCGCACGGTGGAGTTTTCCACTTTCAGCACGTCGATCGCGGCCTCGTTGACCGGCTTGTACTTGTTGACGCCGATCACCGCCTGCCGTCCGGCGTCGATCCGCGCCTGGGTCTTGGCCGACGCTTCCTCGATCCGCAGTTTTGGCACGCCGGCCTCGATCGCCTTCGCCATGCCGCCGAGCGCCTCGACTTCCTGGATGTGGCCCCAGGCCTTGGCCGCGAGGTCGCGGGTCAGCCGTTCGACGTAGTAGGAACCGCCCCAGGGATCGATGATGCGGTTGGTGCCGCTTTCCTGCTGCAGGAACAGTTGCGTGTTGCGGGCAATCCGCGCCGAGAAGTCGGTCGGCAGCGCCAGCGCTTCGTCGAGCGCGTTGGTGTGCAGCGACTGGGTATGGCCCTGGGTTGCCGCCATCGCCTCGACGGTGGTGCGCGTCACGTTGTTGAAGATGTCCTGGGCGGTCAGCGACCAGCCGGAGGTCTGGCAATGCGTGCGCAGCGACAGCGAGCGCGGGTCCTTCGGGTTGAACGGCTTCAACAGCTTGGCCCAGAGCAGCCGGGCGGCGCGCATCTTGGCGACTTCCATGAAGAAGTTCATGCCGATCGCCCAGAAGAACGACAGCCGTGGCGCGAAGCGGTCGACGTCGAGGCCGGCCGCGAGCCCTGCGCGCAAATATTCGACGCCATCGGCCAGCGTATAGGCCAGCTCGAGGTCCTGCGTCGCACCGGCTTCCTGCATGTGATAGCCGGAGATCGAAATCGAATTATACTTCGGCATCCGCTGCGAGGTGTACGCAAAAATATCGGAGATGATCCGCATCGAGGGCGTCGGCGGATAGATGTAGGTGTTGCGCACCATAAACTCTTTCAGAATGTCGTTCTGAATGGTGCCCGACAGTTTCTCCGGCGGAACGCCCTGTTCCTCGGCGGCGGCGACGAACAGCGCGAGAATCGGCAGCACCGCGCCGTTCATCGTCATCGACACGCTCATCTGGTCGAGCGGAATGCCCGAGAACAGCGTGCGCATGTCGTAGATGGAATCGATGGCCACGCCGGCCATGCCGACATCGCCGGTGACGCGTGGATGATCCGAGTCGTAGCCGCGGTGGGTGGCGAGATCGAACGCGACCGAAAGACCCTTCTGGCCGGCCGCAAGGTTACGGCGGTAGAACGCGTTGGAATCTTCCGCTGTGGAGAACCCGGCATATTGCCGGATGGTCCAGGGCTGGTTGACATACATCGTCGGGTAGGGACCGCGCAGGTAGGGCGCGGTGCCCGGCCAGGTATCGAGGAAGTCGATGCCTTCGAGATCGGCTTCGCTGTAGCCGGGCTTTACCAGGATGCCCTCGGGCGTCAGCCACGGCTCGGCGTCGCCTGCGGGCGCAGCGGGGGCGATCGGTTCGAAGGCGAGTTCTGCAAAGTTCGGTATGCGGCTCATGGTACCCATTCTAACATATGTGGCGGTCGATGCTCACCATCTCAGCGTCTTGTTTGACGCGTTTTCTTCACGCGAACCGGTCTCCACCCAAGGATCAAGTCCGAGGGCATGCTTCGCTCGAAAACGCGCTCTAATCATGGTCCGGATGCTGGTGGCTGACGATGCCGCCGAGCTTTTCCGCGCCGTAATTCTGCAGCGTGGTCTGGCTCGGCAGGTTGGAGATGCCGACCACCCAGCCGAGCCGGGATTCGGTTCCATACTGCCGGGTCGGAACCAACTGGTCGGGGCGGTCGAAGGTGCCGGTCATGATTTCGATCCGGGGGCCGCCGATACGGCGGAAGCTCAGGGGCGTGCCGCAGGCGCCACAGAAATCTCGCTCGGCGATCGAGGAGGATTTGAACGCGGCCGGCTGGCCGCGGGTCCAGGCGAAATCGGTATGTTCGATATCGGCAAACGAAGCGAATGGCGCGCCCGAGGCTTTCTGGCACATCCGGCAATGGCAGATGCTGATCTTGGCCGGCAGGCCTGACACGGCAAAGCGGATCGCGCCGCACTGGCAGCCGCCGGTCAGAACGGTTTTGCTTGCCTCCGTCATGTTCACTCCATCCGCTGCCAGGCACCCTTCAGCATCGCCAGCGCATCGCCGCCGGCGAAGATGAAATCGCCGACGCCGGCGCCGCGCAGCGCGGCCTCCTGCTCGCCGGGGCGCCCTGCCAGATAGATATGCCTGGCGCCGGCCGCTTGAAGGGCCTTGGCGGCGGCGACAGCGTGCCCGGCGTAGACCTTGTCGGACGAACACAGGCACGCCGTGGTCGCACCGGAGGCCCTGAACGCCGCGGCGAGGGCCGCCGGATCGGCAAAGCCCTCGGTGTCGAGCGCCTCGATGCCGCCGGTCTCAAAAAAGCTCTTGGCAAAGGCGGCGCGCGCGGTGAAGTCGGCAGCCGTGCCGAGATTGGCGAGGAATATTTTGGGCCGTGCGCCGGTGGCCTTGAGCTTCGTGTCCGACTTGTCGCGCAAGGCTTCGAACGGCGCCGCCAGCCGCATCGGCGGCAGCCCGTCGAACTTGATTTTCGCCTCGCCATAGGGCGGCAGCACGATCGGCCTCGCCTCGAGCACCGCGACATCGGCTTCATGCAGGTTCGGGAATTCGCTAGCGCCGGTCAGCACGTCGCGTCGCTTGGCAATATTGGCCTCGCGCACCGTCCGCGTCGCGGCGACCTTGCGCTGGAGCAGGCCTTGTTCGAGCGACGCGAACAGGCCGCCGGCCTTTTCGATCTCCTGGAACAGCGACCAGGCGGCTTCGCAAAGCTGCTTCGTCAGCGTTTCGATGCCGCCGGAACCGGCGGCGGGATCGGAGACCTTGGCGAGGTTGGATTCCTCCAGCAGCACCAGTTGGGTGTTGCGCGCGGCGCGGCGGGCGAACGGGTCGGGCAGGCCGAGCGCCAGCGTATGCGGCAATACGGTGATGGCGTTGGCGCCGCCGAGCCCGGCGGAGAAGGTCGCCATCGTCGCGCGCAGCATGTTCACGTAGGGATCGCGTTGCGTCAGCATCCGCCATGCGGTGTCGGCGGCAACGAACAGCGGCTTGGGCGCAAGGCCGCAGGCCGCTTCGATCCGCGCCCACAGCAACCGCAGCGCGCGGAATTTCGCCAGCGTCAGGAATTGATCGGCGTCCGCGGCAAGCCGCGCATAGACCATGCCTTGCGCATCTTCCAGCGGCACGCCGGAGGCTTCGAGCGCGCGCAGATAGGCGACGCCGGACGCGAGCACGAAGGCCAGCTCCTGCACTTCCGATCCGCCGGCGTTGTGGATCACCCGCCCGTCGGCGACAACGAACGGACCCTTGAAGCCCATTGCGGCAAGGCCGCGGACGGCGTTCGTCAACGCCGGCACGATCTCGGCCCAGGTGAAGGGGCTGCGGCCCCATGCCGCGGCGGCCCCGAGCGGGTCGAGGCCGAAGCGGATATTGCAGGCCGCGGGATCGAGGCCCTTGCGCTTGATATATTCGGCGACGTGGATGGCCGCCATCCGCGACTGCGGACCGACCTGAAGTTCGATGCCGATGCCGGCATCAAGAAAGACGCCGTCGAGCACCTGTTCGACGGCTTCCGCCGTCGGCTCCAGTCCGAAGCCATGGGCGCCGTTGGAGCCGGCGAACACCAGCGCAAGCCCGGTGGCGCCGTTCTCCAGATCGTGCAGCGCCTGTGCATTGGCCGCCTTGGCATCGGGATGATCGATCCGCTGCAGGATCTGCCAGGGCGCGGCGGCTGCGCGGCCGGCGACCGGCGCGGCACCTTCCGCGCGGCGATAGATCGGATCGATCTTCAATCCGTCGGAGGTCTTGCTGACAAGTTTCTCGAACGGCGCGCCCTTCAGCACCCCGTCGACCAGCTTGCGCCAGTCGTCGTAGCTTGCCGGGGCAAAATCCGCGGCCAATTTCAGCTCATCTGTCGTGGTGGTCATTAGGCCCATCGTTCCCTGGATCGCTTCTTGTGTTGGGCCGGAAATTGCCACGGGGCGGTCGCCAAGCCAAACGGTTGTTTTGGGTCAATCGAGGTCCGGTAACCGCTGGATACCTTCGGTCGAAAGCCCCGCCAATGCCTCCGCCACGCGGCGTCCCGCAATGACACGGTCGGGCACAATCTCGGCGAGCGGCACCAGCACGAAGGCGCGCTCGAACAGCCGTGGATGCGGCAGTGTCAGCTCGGGTTTATCGATTTTGACATCGTCATAGGCGATCAGATCGAGGTCCAGGGTGCGCGGACCCCAATGCCGCTCATGGGCGCGGTCGCGGCCGAATTTCTTCTCGATCTTGTGCAGCGTGAACAGTAGCGCGTGCGGGTCGAGGCTGGTGTCGATCCGGATGCAGGCATTGACAAAGGGATCCTGCGCCTCGTCGCCCCAGGGCGGCGTGGTGTAGTCCGACGACCGCGCCAGCAGGGCTGCCTGTGTCATGCCGCAGATATTTGAAATCGCCTTGCCGAATGTCACGCGGACGTCGCCGACATTGCCGCCGAGCGCGATCAGCACATCCGCCATGTCAGGGCGCTTGCCGCGTGCGGGTCAGCACCACGCCGACATCCTCGAAGATCGCGGCGATCGGCGCGTGCGGCTTGTGCACGGTGACCTTGACTGCGCTGACGCGCGGAAATGCCGCCAGCACCGCTTCGGCGACGGCGCCGGCTGCGCGCTCCAAGAGCTTGTAGTTGGTATTCTTGAAGGCCGCCGTCGCGGTCGCGACCACGTTGGAATAGGACACGGTGTCGGCAAGGCGATCGGTGTGCGAAGACTCCGACAGATCGGCGGCGAGCTCGAGATCGATCACGAAGCGCTGGCCGACTTCAGTCTCATGTTCCATCACGCCATGGCGGGCATGAATCACGACGCCGGTGATGAAGATCGTATCGGTCATTTCGGCTTTCCGAGCTCCCTGATGGCCGCCGCGACGCGCAGCGCCTGGACGGTTTCCGCGACGTCATGGGCCCGGATGATCTGCGCCCCGTTCTGGGCCGCCACCAGATGCGCGGCAATCGAACCGCCGAGCCGCTG
The Bradyrhizobium sp. KBS0727 genome window above contains:
- the folB gene encoding dihydroneopterin aldolase, encoding MTDTIFITGVVIHARHGVMEHETEVGQRFVIDLELAADLSESSHTDRLADTVSYSNVVATATAAFKNTNYKLLERAAGAVAEAVLAAFPRVSAVKVTVHKPHAPIAAIFEDVGVVLTRTRQAP
- a CDS encoding methylmalonyl-CoA mutase subunit beta is translated as MTTTTDELKLAADFAPASYDDWRKLVDGVLKGAPFEKLVSKTSDGLKIDPIYRRAEGAAPVAGRAAAAPWQILQRIDHPDAKAANAQALHDLENGATGLALVFAGSNGAHGFGLEPTAEAVEQVLDGVFLDAGIGIELQVGPQSRMAAIHVAEYIKRKGLDPAACNIRFGLDPLGAAAAWGRSPFTWAEIVPALTNAVRGLAAMGFKGPFVVADGRVIHNAGGSEVQELAFVLASGVAYLRALEASGVPLEDAQGMVYARLAADADQFLTLAKFRALRLLWARIEAACGLAPKPLFVAADTAWRMLTQRDPYVNMLRATMATFSAGLGGANAITVLPHTLALGLPDPFARRAARNTQLVLLEESNLAKVSDPAAGSGGIETLTKQLCEAAWSLFQEIEKAGGLFASLEQGLLQRKVAATRTVREANIAKRRDVLTGASEFPNLHEADVAVLEARPIVLPPYGEAKIKFDGLPPMRLAAPFEALRDKSDTKLKATGARPKIFLANLGTAADFTARAAFAKSFFETGGIEALDTEGFADPAALAAAFRASGATTACLCSSDKVYAGHAVAAAKALQAAGARHIYLAGRPGEQEAALRGAGVGDFIFAGGDALAMLKGAWQRME
- a CDS encoding GFA family protein; its protein translation is MTEASKTVLTGGCQCGAIRFAVSGLPAKISICHCRMCQKASGAPFASFADIEHTDFAWTRGQPAAFKSSSIAERDFCGACGTPLSFRRIGGPRIEIMTGTFDRPDQLVPTRQYGTESRLGWVVGISNLPSQTTLQNYGAEKLGGIVSHQHPDHD
- the folK gene encoding 2-amino-4-hydroxy-6-hydroxymethyldihydropteridine diphosphokinase → MADVLIALGGNVGDVRVTFGKAISNICGMTQAALLARSSDYTTPPWGDEAQDPFVNACIRIDTSLDPHALLFTLHKIEKKFGRDRAHERHWGPRTLDLDLIAYDDVKIDKPELTLPHPRLFERAFVLVPLAEIVPDRVIAGRRVAEALAGLSTEGIQRLPDLD
- the scpA gene encoding methylmalonyl-CoA mutase → MSRIPNFAELAFEPIAPAAPAGDAEPWLTPEGILVKPGYSEADLEGIDFLDTWPGTAPYLRGPYPTMYVNQPWTIRQYAGFSTAEDSNAFYRRNLAAGQKGLSVAFDLATHRGYDSDHPRVTGDVGMAGVAIDSIYDMRTLFSGIPLDQMSVSMTMNGAVLPILALFVAAAEEQGVPPEKLSGTIQNDILKEFMVRNTYIYPPTPSMRIISDIFAYTSQRMPKYNSISISGYHMQEAGATQDLELAYTLADGVEYLRAGLAAGLDVDRFAPRLSFFWAIGMNFFMEVAKMRAARLLWAKLLKPFNPKDPRSLSLRTHCQTSGWSLTAQDIFNNVTRTTVEAMAATQGHTQSLHTNALDEALALPTDFSARIARNTQLFLQQESGTNRIIDPWGGSYYVERLTRDLAAKAWGHIQEVEALGGMAKAIEAGVPKLRIEEASAKTQARIDAGRQAVIGVNKYKPVNEAAIDVLKVENSTVRRLQIDKLKRLRSERDQKEVDAALAALTRSAGEGNGNLLALAIDAARAKATVGEISDAMEKVFGRHRAEIKSITGVYKREASTMSNRVEKVQTLIDAFENAEGRRPRILVAKIGQDGHDRGQKVIASAFADVGFDVDIGPLFATADEAARQAVENDVHILGVSSLAAAHLTAVPELKAALKKHGREDIMIIIGGVVPPQDYDALYKAGAEAIFPPGTVISDAAEELIHKLNARLGHSEAAE